From a region of the Paenibacillus sp. FSL R10-2734 genome:
- a CDS encoding DeoR/GlpR family DNA-binding transcription regulator gives MLAAERRKKIIDLVHQDKRVLVSDLSKMFEVTEETIRRDLEKLEKDGILSRTYGGAMLNRHTNEDLPFVTRNALNTDIKRGIALKALDLISDGDTLMVDPSSTAFEFLKLLGNKNNLTIITNSINILHEFSNSGMDIISTGGSLRYRSMSLVGPVAHDTIQRYNVDTAVISCKGIDMERGITDSNEPECELKKYMLRQANKVVLLADHTKFDKTAFTKLIELGHIDFLITDRQPSEAWLKRLNKENIEVIY, from the coding sequence ATGCTTGCAGCCGAAAGACGCAAAAAAATAATAGATCTTGTACATCAGGATAAACGAGTACTGGTCTCTGACCTAAGTAAAATGTTTGAAGTTACCGAAGAAACAATACGTAGAGATTTGGAGAAACTGGAGAAGGACGGCATTCTAAGTCGCACCTATGGTGGTGCTATGCTGAATCGTCACACGAATGAGGATTTACCCTTTGTTACACGTAATGCACTGAATACAGATATTAAACGGGGGATCGCCCTGAAGGCGCTCGATTTAATCAGTGACGGAGATACATTAATGGTAGATCCAAGCTCTACTGCTTTTGAATTTTTAAAACTGCTTGGCAACAAAAACAATCTGACGATTATTACGAACTCCATTAATATTTTGCATGAGTTCTCGAATTCGGGGATGGATATCATCTCAACAGGTGGTTCGCTACGTTACCGCTCCATGTCACTCGTTGGGCCTGTAGCTCATGACACCATACAAAGATACAATGTGGACACTGCTGTAATCAGTTGTAAAGGGATTGATATGGAGCGGGGCATTACAGATTCCAACGAACCGGAGTGTGAGCTTAAGAAATACATGCTGCGTCAAGCGAATAAGGTCGTGCTTCTAGCGGATCACACTAAATTCGATAAGACAGCATTTACGAAGCTGATAGAGCTTGGCCATATCGACTTTTTGATCACAGACCGTCAGCCTTCTGAAGCTTGGCTGAAACGTCTGAACAAAGAGAATATTGAAGTTATCTATTAA